Proteins encoded in a region of the Panicum hallii strain FIL2 chromosome 3, PHallii_v3.1, whole genome shotgun sequence genome:
- the LOC112884990 gene encoding LOW QUALITY PROTEIN: uncharacterized protein LOC112884990 (The sequence of the model RefSeq protein was modified relative to this genomic sequence to represent the inferred CDS: deleted 1 base in 1 codon), protein MERKTPLLRLFVGPPARTQWSGWLVVSGSRRNASFMPRVLATARIHSVILPLLHYWTSLLNILTLPCCVSGTFSIRSGLLAPVHSSATDDTRGRFLWRFFLLITGISMTLFYQMKQEASVRRTYKKEMVVARSTLVHLRHSARAQPRPVMLWKNFASCWAGYSEPATGCRISSRP, encoded by the exons ATGGAAAGAAAGACACCACTACTTCGCCTCTTTGTTGGACCGCCGGCGCGAACACAGTG GTCGGGGTGGCTGGTGGTTTCGGGATCCCGTAGA AATGCGTCTTTTATGCCTCGGGTATTAGCCACAGCTCGTATTCATTCAGTAATTCTACCCCTTCTTCATTATTGGACCTCGCTTCTTAATATTTTGACTCTTCCATGCTGTGTCTCAGGAACCTTTTCAATACGGTCCGGATTGCTAGCTCCCGTTCATAGTTCTGCTACAGACGATACACGAGGAAGATTTTTATGGCGGTTCTTCCTTCTAATTACAGGCATATCTATGACTCTTTTTTACCAGATGAAGCAGGAGGCATCGGTCCGTAGAACCTATAAAAAAGAGATGGTTGTGGCGCGAAGTACTCTTGTGCACCTACGTCACTCGGCTCGCGCGCAACCCCGCCCCGTTATGTTATGGAAGAATTTTGCTTCTTGCTGGGCTGGTTATTCAGAGCCAGCAACTGGCTGCCGGATTTCGTCCCGTCCGTAG
- the LOC112884989 gene encoding uncharacterized protein LOC112884989, whose amino-acid sequence MQGGCIADIGSCGTGFDSTSGSVRTKKFRTKGSELADRKGEKNKAMPRAPSICCSSIDEALSFSSRARCNKRLVLFPSREPRERPAPRRAKLIFKTGSSGALKRAGPLKGRLLCERSSESTRVLRTKGVYNWGAAPLFCWRDRMEFFTKFETKEKRKVSL is encoded by the coding sequence ATGCAAGGAGGATGTATAGCTGATATAGGATCTTGTGGAACAGGATTTGATTCTACAAGCGGTTCGGTACGAACGAAGAAATTTCGAACAAAAGGATCGGAACTCGCTGATAGGAAAGGAGAGAAAAACAAAGCAATGCCAAGAGCTCCGTCAATCTGCTGTTCATCGATAGACGAAGCTCTCTCTTTTTCATCTCGTGCCAGATGTAACAAAAGATTAGTCCTTTTTCCTTCTCGCGAACCACGGGAGCGCCCAGCGCCCAGAAGAGCAAAGCTCATTTTCAAAACTGGGTCAAGCGGCGCATTAAAAAGGGCTGGCCCGTTAAAAGGACGCTTACTTTGCGAACGAAGTTCAGAATCAACAAGGGTTCTCCGAACGAAGGGAGTGTACAACTGGGGCGCAGCCCCACTTTTTTGTTGGAGAGATAGAATGGAGTTCTTCACGAAGTTCGAgacaaaggaaaaaagaaaagtttCTCTATAG